CCCACActctccttctgtttctctttctcttttctctgaaTGCCTTTCTCATTCAGTCACATGTAGGTGATCCAATGGCAAATTCTCTATTATCTCCCAAGCTAACAATTTCCTTTTCTTGGCTGAAAATACCACATCTATTTTATGCTACACAGGGGAGAAGTTGTGGTGTCACTTTCCTCGACTGGTGGGAAATGCTTTGCTCTGTTTTTAGCTTCATTGGATAACCCAGCCATCCCCCTGGACCTCCATGACTTTGTAAAGTAGTGACAGGAGAGACCACCTCTCCCATATGCCGGTCTCCCAGTGTCTCTTCCTTCCATCTTTCTTTCGTCATATGTACGCAAGTAGTTTCATCAAATCACATCCTGTGGTTTTACTAGGATATGTCAGAGGCAAGAGGAGGACAGACTTCCACAGTGGGATATGGTAGAGTAGGACGTGGAGGTGGAGGATAAAGAGGAGATTGGAAAATACTCAAGGAGAGGAGGCATGTGTATGATAATTCAACTATATAAGCTAAAAGATGAAAATAGCTAATGAGAGGAGCTCAAAGAGGGAGATTATGACAAACGCTGGTGATATCCTTTACTTATGATTCTCTTCAGAGCCTCAGAGCTCTTATCGTGGGTCACAGTGAATGAAATTAGATGTGAAGGGTTGTGGATGGAAATTATTACATACTGACTCCAAAACACACTCGATGGTCAAAAGATTACATGAGCCTCTTACCTATGtcattaagttttatttttgttttgttttttggtttttttcagGTTTGAATAATTCCTTCTCAGTCTGAAGTTTAAACATAGCCACAAAATATTCTGGAAACAGAACctaacataaaatatgtttagaatATCCTAATAtagtaatttgtttttaaatacttaTGTCTAGTTTTAAAAATGCAACTCTGAACTCATTTACTAAAAAGTCTGAAGAAATAATGTAAGATTGTAACACCTGCGATCACTTTGCAAAACCAGCCTCATTATGCTTTTAAGGACGGAAGTTGGCAATTACTAATAGCAAAATGTTGTGTTCCATGGGATGTTTGAGCGTATAAGCCCTCCAGTCAAACTAGTCATTTATGGAAAATGACGGGCTAACAGAATGTTCCTGGAAATATTGCTTAATCAAGCATTTTTGCCCTCTTACCTTGGCTGTGTGTAAAGTCCCAcatgtttaataaaccaatttAATAATGTAGCAATAAAACAACTTATCAGCATCTGCATCCTTTCCAGTTAATATTAGTGGGGCGTCACAACAGGAGGCACTGCAAAAGAAAGGTAGTCGAGTTGATAGCTGATGTTAAAACTAGAAAGCAATCCCTTTTACTGAAGTTGCTCAATCCCCTGGCTGAAtttgtaatttaaatttaaaaaaatcacaatatctAATCTGGATCTGAAATAGAATCAAAATGAACATAGAGATAGATAATCAGGCAGGTTGGCAGATGGTTGGCATTTTGGAGGATGCCTAAATCCTTTTAGGGCTATTAGGGCTTTGTACAAATTTATTTGCATAAAATTATGTCAATTTAATGAATGCTGCTGTTGCACCACCTATAGGTGAAATGCCATcaaatttataacaaaaaaacCTAACTAAAACATGCAGTGACTGACAGTGTTAACCCCATGCAAGATATTGCTACGGTCATCAATTTTAAAGTTTGtgtcttgctttttgtttttgtttttaatttgctcACCGTTCGAGTAGTCTTTATCATGATGGtctttaaaatacataaaagatAGAGAAAAATACCCCTACAACCAAATAGTATACTTCTTATTTGATACATAAAATTATGTTAATATCAGTGTAAAAATTATTACTGTTTGGTATTAATACCATGATTGAAATTATCAATGAAGAGATGACATGATCATCTACCGTATATGTTGGGAAGAGGCCATGCAAGgcatctggtgtgtgtgtcggctTTGTGTCACATCAGAACAGTCCTGTCAGATTGTGTGTGGGCCGTGGTGCTGAGTCTGTGTCACATTGTGTTCCCATCTCAGCATATTAGAGCTGAACCTCTGTGATGATGCAGCAAACACAGTGACATCAAAGAGAATGAAGAGTAACATAGTACAAATATACTAATACAcactattttatattaattctACTTCACTTTCCAGCACTGTCCTTGAGGTTTGAGGTGAGATACTAGAATTAATAGTTGTGGATGTGGGGAGAGACCCATAGAGCAGGGTCCAGAATTGTGTGCTGCACCCTTGTTTGAACAGTTGAtgagttatttttttttctcacaggaCAGGCCAGGGTTTGCTGACCTTAAGTGgctttatcattattatttttttttagattgtgGCCGACTAACTTTGGGAGCTTAAACAGAGCCACAATTGAATAAATATGTCAGACTGTGATATAGTATTCCTGTACAATATCCTGTTAAGTACTCCTGTCATATTCTATTCTTAGAGCACCACTATAAAGCTGTAAGACACATCTATTTAGTCCTGAAACATTAGGCAATTGTTTCAATGATCGATCAACagatttatttaacatgttgctgttttatattattgcaAATTGAACATATTTGGCTTTTTGTTGGACAAAAACAAGCAACTGGTAAATGTGATCTTGGGCTCTGGGAgcttgtgatgggcattttctttttacttttctgacattttataggcaataattgataaattaaaagaaatagtgGACAGACAAATAATTAATGTCAATTTATTCCATACCCGCTATGTTACTAAAGTGAGGCACGATACGAGATGAACAAATCCCTGTTATCTTCGTTGCCATCTTGACTGTAAGGAAGCCAGTAGGGACACGAGTGAGATTTAACTCTTCTTTGTTTGGGATGGGTTTTATTTAGTtctaaataaatgataatgtttGAATTAATAAGTTTGGACttattgttctttttattgtttcctAATGAAGTTTAGCTGTACGGTTAGGCAGGTTAGGTTAATACCATTTCATCTGTATAAATGCATCTTAAAGAAAACTGAGACTATACTGCCCTCCATTCTACTACTCTCATGCATACACACTACACAGTCTCCCCTGCACTCCCTGCTCCCCACCCACATGCCCCCAGACATACCTGGCGGAGATCTGCACTCTACTGAGTGCATTCTTCTAGTTGATACTGTTTTACATACTAGAGGCCCTTTTTTCAGTGCAGGACCCAGGTGCACAGCACAGTTCTGAATTGGAACACAGCCTAATGAAACATGACAAACGTGTGGGAATCCACCAGAAGCATGACTGTTAACACTCAGAGGTAAGACGAGGCtatgaggagaaaaaaacagcagaaacattAGGAATATATTCATGCTTTGCTTTTAATCACTTAATAGAAAAaagtatttcagttttattcttggacacaatatacaatataataccATACATTGTGTGAAACATTTAATAACCCACCTGCAACAACTGGCGGACTTGAACatattgacatttaaaataaaataaaaacccatcTCTCATGCAGATAGTGCTAAATCTGGCTAACCATTTGGACACAACTAGGACCAAAAAAGCTATAACATAGATAAACATGTTAATACTGACAAATTTGAATTTCAAAACTGCTAACAGGTTTGGTCAGAAAGAGGTCACACATTAGCACAATCAGTTACATAAGATCATGTTTTGTTGTTAATTCAGAACTATTCACGTCAGTGCTGGGCGTATTGTAGCATGCTACCAATACAGTCCCTGTGTTATCTACTTTTACATGAAGTGCGTTAAGTGTAAAAGGAGACAATCGCTTTGTGTTTGTCAGTCTAACCTGTATCTGGCCTTATATATCAGCAATCTGCATTCAAATGCTGGGTGGAGAAGCTTCGGTAGTGACAAGCTGCTAAGAGAAAATAAGCTATTTGTGTACTTTGATACCAAGCATTGACTGAGCTTCTGTGTTCCTTAGCTAGCTTGTATGTATCCTATATCCAAGCCTATGCAGTTTAAGATGTCCACTATGTCGCCTTTGGGTTACCAAATTGCTGCTGTCAGATAAAAACCCTGTAGCTTCAAATACTCAGTTGGACCAAAATTGTTTTCCATCAAAACAAATatgtaagaaataaaatgagaacATGCAAAGTCCTCTGTAAAATTTGGGCTATTTAAGAAATGTAACTAAGCTGAAATTTAGCTGAGAGACTAAACTTttcataaaaaggaaaaataccTAGATATTAAGATTTGAAAGTGATACCAAAGTGAGAACATTTTTGGTTTAATATTcatgcattttatatatatatatatatatatatatatataatataaaaatgctACTTTGGAGTTCCAAGGTTCTCAATCTGACAACAACATGTCTCTGGGCCTCAAAACATTGTGCgaatatatactttatatatatatatatatatatatatatatatatatatatatatatatatatatatttagagtgattaatgaactgtataaaataaattgttcttttgtaatttatttttagctttggaaatattgttgttttacattcatggcaNNNNNNNNNNNNNNNNNNNNatatatatatatatatatatatatatatatatatatatatatatatatatatatatatatatatatatataaaaacaatatatagtaCATATATAAAAAGACTCTAATCCAGAGTTTTCTACACATTAGACACCACCACTTCCAGGTAATGCAAGTgcatataaattaaaatagattttacaCTGAACCAGTATTTCTTATTTACAAGCATAAAGTATAGAATAAATACACACTGTTATAAACAGCAAAAAGGACCAACTTGAGCTCCTAGCAACAAACAGTAGAGACAAAGGTTTGGAGTGATGGGGGTAAGGCCTGATGACAAAGTCAACACATccaaacacgcacacatacatgaCCTTCCATACATACTGCACACATACGATTGCCACTTAAGGATGCCGGAGTGAATTTAGATGAAGTACCTTTTGAGCATATCAGTAAACCAATATGAAAATTGAGAGATGTGATTATAGATGCAACTAGAACATCAAGAAAATTTTGTTGTGGAAGCCATGGGGGCAGAAATGTTGAGTCTGCAAACCATTTTCAAACCATATTCCCCAAGAAATAGTAAAGAGACAaaaatgtgggtttttttgttttgtttttttttgaggggggggggggggggggttaaaacTAGAACAAGactcttttttaaaatcttttttgttttatctgtgcCAAATACTAATAACCCAACTGTCCTGGAAATTTCATACAGTGAATGGGGAAGGGAAAAAATTCTATTGACGTCAATGAGCAGACGCTACACTTGAGGGATTTTTATCGTGAGGAAGAAATAGCTGGCCTGATTGTTTTGGGGTCGTGTCTTCGGGTCCCAGAGGGGTTTGTAAACCACGGGAATAGGCTTTGGTGAGGCTATGAGAGCACCTTTCATCATCAGGTCTGGGCCTGATTGCAGAGGGGCAGGGGGGCGTTACATCAGATGGGTCTGGGGTCAGGACCGGTTCCAACTAACAGGATTATTAAGACTGCAGCATACCTGTGGGCTAAAAATAGATTCACCACTGTTGTGCATTTCGTCCTTGGcagactttgtttctttcttttatcaTAGATCTAAGCAGCTTGTTGTCAAtgagctgtttgtttttcagactTGTATTTCTGCTGATTTTATCTTATTATTGTTTGAACTGGACTAACCTCTATTTCACACCAACACGGCAACAATTAGATGcaaaaatgaaacaacaaaatcGTATAAGTCAAACGTCCCaataatttaactgaaaatTTAGCTGGAATACCTGAACATATAGTTTTAAGTGTAGGATTCCATATCCTCACTGAGCATTTTGCATTAAAAGTCAAGTTTTGGTGTGAAAAGGTAGGAAGCCCCTAATGGTCTGCAGACTGTTacaaggaagaagagaaaagatgaTGTTTGAAGAGATGGAGTATGAAAATAGGTGATGTATTTCAGTATGACTGTGACTGACATCTGATATAAAGACTAACAAACTAAACATGTAACATGAAGCATGAGTGAACACATAAGCATTTGAATTCCActcataaagaaaaacattgtgctcagattgaaaaacaaatgtaactaAGTGTGCGTATAATGTGGTTGTTAATGTTTCCCTATTCAGATGAGTTTGTCCAAGAGTTGTTTGTCGACGTTTGTTTGGATTTCTCTATTGCCCAATACATGGAAGACTGTTCTCTTTTTAACATACAAAAAAGATTTTGCTCTTTccggttaaaaaaaaaaaatttcacagACATACTAGAgtgttcaataaataaaaaactattaTAAAGACAATAGTAAAAAAGGCACACAAAAGTCCTTTGACAAATGGTACAGGAAAAAAGTAAACACTTTCTCTTGCTATACAAATGTGTCTCCATCAGTAGGTCTTACTCTATGCTACTTCTAGATCATATCATATCTGTAAAAAAGTCTTAAGGTACAAAACTTCTCTCAGTAGTGTCAATGTCCATTTAATGCCAGTCCAGAAAAGAAAAGTAACCATTTCCCAAACTGGCCAAAATCCTTCAATTTCCACCATCAGTTTCGCCTGTTCATCAAGACTAAAATGTTCGCAGTAATTATTTCCTGAGAACTCTGAAGCCGCGTCACTGAAACTGTCCGCCCCTGACTGGCTTCAAACACCCAAGTGCAAGACGCCCCTGTGCGGGACGAAACTAAGCCCTTGCTTCTGCAGGCTTACTAAAAAGCACAGCTGCAAGAGGATCGCCCCTCGTTTTCGAAAAACTTTCAAATCACCATGTGAGCCTGATGATGGAAGCCCTATGTGTCTGTGGGTGACGCCTCGTGTGTCACAATCTCTATTGCCGACGTGGGCTCCATCATGCTGCCCTCCTCGTGATCCTGACCGTCCGAATAGTCCAGGGGAGGAGAACGAGAATCTCCAAGgctatcctcctcctcttctaagtcttcctcttcttcttcctcctcatcctcctcctcttcgccATCTTTCTCTATTCCATCcaagtcctcctcctccaaggTCAGCTCAAACTGAAATTTCTCCCCGCCTCCCTGTCCCCCAGTGCCTCCACTGTGTCCGTGCGTGCCCTGGTCGTAGAAGGGCGGGGAGGGACTCTGGGGGATCATGCTCTGGTACCAATTCCTGTTGTCCTCCAGCGTGTCCAGAATATCCTGGGCGTCAGGGTGGACCAGATCGGCCCATGTCTCCCACAGAGGGTGCACGATATAGTCGATGAAACCCACCTAGAAAGAAGTAAGGAGACACATTAGAATGGAATAGAGATCCTTTGAGCGCTTTGATGAACATAATGTGAATTTATACATCTATGTACATAATGGAGCTCCTGTGTGCTTGATTTCCTACCTGGCTCTTCTCCACTgaggctgtgtgtttgtcacaCATGGGGCTGATCTCCATtcccctctccctttctctgtctccctggTGGAAGAACTCCTCCATTATCCGATCAGTCCACTGACGATACAGCTCCAGGGACTTGGTGGGATTACTTAGGTCAGCACAGTGCACCATGTTACGTAGCACCTAAATAATAGAGAATTACAATTTAGTAGATTCAAAATTGGATAACAAAGTACaaaacttgttgtttttttttaagttatactgtaaaataaattatagtGTAAATATGCTTTAGTTTCATTCAGCAGAAAATGCACCacattttggaaatatttaGATATTCGGGTGAAAATCTGTTTAATCAGCttctttaaaatttaatttgtaaacCTGAAAACAATGAGCCTCTCTAGTGTAAATTCCAATATCCATAAAACAATACAGCCAAGTGTGgtagattattttaaaaagattacATTTAAGAGAAATCAAATTATTGTAGAACAGCCATTTAAGGCTAATTATATAATTTGCTTTATGAAAGGAGGTCAGTCCACACAACAGTCTAATAAAGAAGAAATCCTAGAAAGCCCATTAGAGGGAAAGTGTGGAGGGAACACTTAAAggtaaagagaagagaaaagaaaaggagtgACAGAGGTCAGCTGTGAAGGAGGCCGACTAATGGTCATTGGCTAAGTAACCTCTGCCATCACTGGCTATTGATTAGAGCTATTAAAAGCATGTAAAACAGAGGGATGAGGGCTTAAAGTAGGTCACAAACTCACAGTCCATATAATGTAAgtgttttgtaaatattacgTTTTTTGCAAAAAACAGAACCTACCTGTATTCTGTCGGTGTAATTGTCCAGCAGCAGCACTCCAGAGCTCGTCACCTTCTTAGTCTCCACCATAGTCTTCAGATCAGCCAGTAAACTCATGTGTTTGGACATGTCTGTGGCCAAAACCTGaataaaagagagaagaagaaaagacatCTTCAGCATCAGGATTATATGGACAGGTTAAAAATGAACTGAGATGACAGcgaaaaagaaaagactatgAATCAGCATATCTTACCATGTCGATGACCATCTTGCGCAGGGACTGTCGCTGCTTCTTAGTAAGGTTCTGAAAGATATCACAGTTGTCCTCCTGCAGTAGCTTGAATCCAACAGCCAAGTGATGGTTCTCCAGCACTGACTCATCGTTGTACATCAACGCCAGCTCAGAGTCTGGAAAGGCattaaaaagagattttaatattttagtctTTGTTGTGACTacttctgtttgtctgttgaaAGCACCAATGTATATATGTAGGAAATTAACTGTTCCATGTTGAATATATTTGGACTTACTGGTATTGATTAGGAATTGGTTTGATACTCCAGGATGGTCAACATCATGGATAGCTGCAGCAAAGATGGCTGCTAGGatctcaagatctgtgaagaccgcctgtgaaagagagagggagggaaaaagaacattaaactatttttagaatataaaaataacacactAACTATTGATTCCCAGAAAATTGTGTGAGGGGCAGATAACAGAATGCAGGTGGCACCACTGTGagacagtaaaaaaatatatctgcTGGCTTTGACAGATGGAAGATAGAGAACCGAAAATGGTAAATCATGATCTAAAGACCGGGACGTTCTGACCTGACTGTATTGCAGCAGCTACCCCAATTTAcggagagcagagagaaaatatatGCTGTAAAAAATCTAACAAAGAAGTTATGGAGGGACGAGTGTTGGGAGGAAAGAGGGGAAGTTCTCTGAGTAAACTGGTGCAAGCAGAGATGTTCGGGGAAAGCTGATTCAATGGAAGTATGTTGAGCTCTTCACAGTCAGTGGGGAGATCCAGGAAAGTGGCAGTGATGTAAGAGCTCACTCCTCTAATTTAGTTTTCCCTCATTTCTGTCAGAGTAGGGAAATGTTTCAACCTCTAGAGTCGAAAGATGTACATCAATTATATAATGTAACAAGACCCTGATCTGAGGTACTAAAAACTGAGTACAGCTGAGACTACAATACTAACACGTCATATCATAACTTACATCCAGGGCtggagtggagaggaggatgtgGGTGGATTGGGCCACGTCAGCAGCATGCAGGCTGTTGTGATAGGCCACATCTGAATGGTAATGATCTTCCAATGTCATCATGTAGGCCACGAACGTATCCATGGGGATCTTAAACGTCTTCAACAGGTCTCGCTCCTAGAAAAACATCATCataatatatttagaatatttaaGCGTGGATGATTTTAGTAGtaatcacacacaaaacataatgaAAGGCAGCAATTATGTAATTGAGGGCGCATACCTGGAAGATGGCGTACATGATGCAGGTAAGAGGGCGGTTGTGAGAGTACTCAGAAACAGTGAAGATATTCAGACCCCACTTGTTGAGATCCTCCAGCTCCTTGGACAGCAGCTCCTCCTTATCGGTCTTGACGCCGAAGCGCgagatgctgctgctggagagCGAGGGCCCATGAGAGACCTTCTTGACCCCACTGATCTGTGTCATcagctgctgcctctgctgcttctttttctcgcGCGTCTTTGATGTCGGCGACGGGATCTCCACCTCATTCTGTTTGTCTGAGGGAAGGGGAAATGAAGATTTGTTGCTTTTAGAAAAGTGTGGACATTGTAAAGAAGAAATGGTTAAAATTCCTTTTTAACCTGCGTGTGTAATCTACTTCTCAATATAAAAAACTACTTCAATGCGTAGGCTGCCTGAGGACCCAGGTGCACTATAGAAGCACCTGCAGCTCGTTAGTTAATGAGGGATTTATTGATTAATTCATCATCTGTCCCTTCATTCAGTTGTTCATTCATTGCTCCCTGTCCTCCACCTGCAGTTGCTCTCTGAGCTCCTACTGTTCATTCATCCCCGTCCTTCTCCCTCCTTCGCAGCACTTTTTCCCCCCGTCTGTCAGCAGGTGGCTCACATCTCATCTCCTGTTCTTTTCACTCTTACAGGTCAGTCCATTGACAGACTGAGAGCTGGGGCCTCTACACAGTTAAAGAAGCTCCGTGCAGTGGGCCATTCAATAAGCTGCCGCATCTTTCACAGCTTTATCAAATCACTTAGTATAGAGTGGGATTttaatgtttggtttatttCATTTAGAAGTCTATTCAACTACATTTGGTCTGGCCACAATAATAGGATAACAAGTCCAAAAATACACTGAAAACTTGCAAGGCTTTCATAAAATATTCCTTTGgaaaaacaattataattaaTACGCCTTTATCCCAAAATAAACCCAGAAAACATGCTGTTTCTTGTAATAACCAACAAGGCCATTGTGTTTACTATAATCAAAGAAGAACTGAAGGAAATCCTGCAGGGACTGGCTATTGGCATGTATGTGAGCTGCACACTCATCTATCAAGCCTCGGCTCAGCTCATCGCTGGCCTATCAGCCTTCCCCTGTGGAGGGTTATTCAATTACCAGCTGTAATTCAAATAATCACTTTCACTCTcatgctctccctctctcttgcactgttttctctgcttttctctctctctcactctctcatcaGTCCTCCAGTGGTAATTGAGAATGGTCAATTAAGCGCTCTCAGACATGTGCTGTGTGGGAAACAAGGGGAAGAGCAATATATTGCCCTCTAATTTATTACAAGCCATCATTATCACCTCTGTAGTgtggtggttgtgtgtgtgaggcctgtacgtgtgtgtgagatagagagagagagaaatcagatTGTGAGACAGACAAGTTTGCAGTGTCATTCTTATCATCCATTTCTACAGTAAGTgccaatatacagtaaatgccaTGCTCCACAGTCGACTTGATATACCAGAGTAATGACGATCCTCGTTTCCATATTCAACCAGATTAAGTCTCCCTGTCACAGTTTGGCCTGCAATGTGTCAGCCAGTCACATGGATAGTCCCtctcatgtgttttttttcgaACCTCCCTCTGTTATTAATTCTCTCCTTCACATTTAGCTCGTCTTATCTCTTCCTGTGTCTCATTTTAGACACtgatttacaaaaacaaaacacaaatctgTTGTATTTTGCTCagttctttctctcctttttcccTTCTCCTTCCCGCTCCCTTGTCACCTCCCATTTATGTCGATTTCATCTGATTCTTTTTCATCCTCCTATGTGCTCTCCTGTGAGACGCAGATGCAGTGGGGATGTGGTGGGGTGGCTTTTTGGGGACATTTTCTTCCTCAGCATATTCCCTAAACTAGGTGTGTTCCGCTGCTGGCCGATCAAAGGGAATTATGACAGAATTATGATACGAGGACAGTTGTGGCGGGGGAAGGTGCACGTGTATGCCCAGCATGCTGTTGGCCAACAGTCCCTAATGGAAAGTTGATCTAAAATAATCTTCGAAGAGAAACTAtagaatttttatttatctaagGATTTATCCAGGCTCCACAAACACTGTTTTACAACAGTCTGCCTCACCAgctgaaaaaaatttaaaaccagaTGTCTACAATAAACTGATGGGGATTTGACGTGGATCTAAGAATGACCTCTGCAGAACCAGGCATATGGCAGGAAAATATAATTTCTCTGAGCCTGAATAGAtgcttttataaaaataataaagcaataaatGAATTACTGATGTGATACTAATCTTAATGGATGGAAGGATTAAACAGTCCTACTGGTCAGCTGAGGCCAAACCAGGCcagctgtgctgcttcagccaTTTCCCCCCCTACTCTTCATTAATGTTAAcctgtttgggttttttttctacCGCCAGCAGGGTAATCCTGATTTCTTTATCACAGCGATAGTCATCTCTGTCTGGATTCCCGGGGAAgcaagagagggggaggggggggggggacaacaAGGTGTCCCTGCTGACAAGAAGATGCATTAAGACGGTGATGAGTCACCCTATCTGCCGAGCTCATCTCACTGCCAGCAAAGGGGGTTCCTCGGTACCTGTTTTCTTCAGTCATCCCTTCCTCCCCCCTTTGCTTCTTTTctgtctcccctcctctctcactctATGATCTGGCGGTAAGGGATCCATCAGCAACACTAAACCAGATCAGGAAGCCAGTCGATTGGAAGCACAATGTCTATAAATAATCTTACTTTTATCTCACTTGTCTAGTCCTCAGCTGTTTTCTCACTTCTGTGGAAATCTCACATTTACCAAAATAATTGATTGTCTCACTTGTGCTGTTTGAGGTTATTTTTTccctacagtgaaataatattGTGGTTTAGTACCAGGGTCATGAAACATTGTGTACGTGTGGGTGGAAACACTACCGGAAGCACTGTTTCTAAAgacaatataaatacatatatatttagcTATCGCCATCCATTCTCATATTTCAAATGTGCAGCCCACACTGACAGCATCCAGTTCCAATTCACATACTCCGATTTAGGCTAATAAGCTCCCTTGTCAGTCAAATGGCACTTTTACAGCAGCCAGCCACCTTAAATACCTTCATTTTCCCCATTTTAATGGCCATGCCATAAACATGTGAAGCTTAATGATGGCGCAGTGTTCTATGGTACGCCCCCACAGAAAAGCCTGCCAGGGCAACTTGCACAGCTTCATCATGTAAAAAACT
This genomic window from Micropterus dolomieu isolate WLL.071019.BEF.003 ecotype Adirondacks linkage group LG05, ASM2129224v1, whole genome shotgun sequence contains:
- the pde4ba gene encoding cAMP-specific 3',5'-cyclic phosphodiesterase 4B isoform X4; amino-acid sequence: MGACCFDKKERKIGKLNGWRKFKRMLNRELTHLSEMSRSGNQVSEFISNTFLDKQNEVEIPSPTSKTREKKKQQRQQLMTQISGVKKVSHGPSLSSSSISRFGVKTDKEELLSKELEDLNKWGLNIFTVSEYSHNRPLTCIMYAIFQERDLLKTFKIPMDTFVAYMMTLEDHYHSDVAYHNSLHAADVAQSTHILLSTPALDAVFTDLEILAAIFAAAIHDVDHPGVSNQFLINTNSELALMYNDESVLENHHLAVGFKLLQEDNCDIFQNLTKKQRQSLRKMVIDMVLATDMSKHMSLLADLKTMVETKKVTSSGVLLLDNYTDRIQVLRNMVHCADLSNPTKSLELYRQWTDRIMEEFFHQGDRERERGMEISPMCDKHTASVEKSQVGFIDYIVHPLWETWADLVHPDAQDILDTLEDNRNWYQSMIPQSPSPPFYDQGTHGHSGGTGGQGGGEKFQFELTLEEEDLDGIEKDGEEEEDEEEEEEEDLEEEEDSLGDSRSPPLDYSDGQDHEEGSMMEPTSAIEIVTHEASPTDT
- the pde4ba gene encoding cAMP-specific 3',5'-cyclic phosphodiesterase 4B isoform X3 produces the protein MYRRSPCARGRVHFDFSEEVIRKLHATNHCHPHSFDVENGPSASCSPLDPQTSPGSGLVLHTNFPGHNQRRESFLYRSDSDYDLSPKSMSRNSSIASELHGDDLIVTPFAQVLASLRSVRNNFTVLTNVQCASSKRSPAATTQPPITRVCLPDEAYQKLAMETMEELDWCLDQLETIQTYRSVSDMASNKFKRMLNRELTHLSEMSRSGNQVSEFISNTFLDKQNEVEIPSPTSKTREKKKQQRQQLMTQISGVKKVSHGPSLSSSSISRFGVKTDKEELLSKELEDLNKWGLNIFTVSEYSHNRPLTCIMYAIFQERDLLKTFKIPMDTFVAYMMTLEDHYHSDVAYHNSLHAADVAQSTHILLSTPALDAVFTDLEILAAIFAAAIHDVDHPGVSNQFLINTNSELALMYNDESVLENHHLAVGFKLLQEDNCDIFQNLTKKQRQSLRKMVIDMVLATDMSKHMSLLADLKTMVETKKVTSSGVLLLDNYTDRIQVLRNMVHCADLSNPTKSLELYRQWTDRIMEEFFHQGDRERERGMEISPMCDKHTASVEKSQVGFIDYIVHPLWETWADLVHPDAQDILDTLEDNRNWYQSMIPQSPSPPFYDQGTHGHSGGTGGQGGGEKFQFELTLEEEDLDGIEKDGEEEEDEEEEEEEDLEEEEDSLGDSRSPPLDYSDGQDHEEGSMMEPTSAIEIVTHEASPTDT
- the pde4ba gene encoding cAMP-specific 3',5'-cyclic phosphodiesterase 4B isoform X2, producing MSSNELSVEMDSCIRTFKEHMHLELEPPKIPGVGKRGATSPKLSPRSSPRLFRKLMVNKSIRQRRRFTVAHTCFDVENGPSASCSPLDPQTSPGSGLVLHTNFPGHNQRRESFLYRSDSDYDLSPKSMSRNSSIASELHGDDLIVTPFAQVLASLRSVRNNFTVLTNVQCASSKRSPAATTQPPITRVCLPDEAYQKLAMETMEELDWCLDQLETIQTYRSVSDMASNKFKRMLNRELTHLSEMSRSGNQVSEFISNTFLDKQNEVEIPSPTSKTREKKKQQRQQLMTQISGVKKVSHGPSLSSSSISRFGVKTDKEELLSKELEDLNKWGLNIFTVSEYSHNRPLTCIMYAIFQERDLLKTFKIPMDTFVAYMMTLEDHYHSDVAYHNSLHAADVAQSTHILLSTPALDAVFTDLEILAAIFAAAIHDVDHPGVSNQFLINTNSELALMYNDESVLENHHLAVGFKLLQEDNCDIFQNLTKKQRQSLRKMVIDMVLATDMSKHMSLLADLKTMVETKKVTSSGVLLLDNYTDRIQVLRNMVHCADLSNPTKSLELYRQWTDRIMEEFFHQGDRERERGMEISPMCDKHTASVEKSQVGFIDYIVHPLWETWADLVHPDAQDILDTLEDNRNWYQSMIPQSPSPPFYDQGTHGHSGGTGGQGGGEKFQFELTLEEEDLDGIEKDGEEEEDEEEEEEEDLEEEEDSLGDSRSPPLDYSDGQDHEEGSMMEPTSAIEIVTHEASPTDT